From Thermoanaerobaculia bacterium, the proteins below share one genomic window:
- a CDS encoding GGDEF domain-containing protein, producing the protein MRALLSLLTPGGLILALVMIVERTPSLAPYLGSVVPIVLAILWFIAMVVSWIFRQNRILFLSIILGLSWAVFLPGAQGAVSPLVVQIALVWVPVNVFLHLFFPQHGIFRPKSIAFLVFLALQVMVLSAGVALRAPSIETFLHKSHLALVILPRGGMVLWVFPLLLVMVRYLLEREPVDRGYIWTIPALWLGILRYPDLEKMALYGSTALFILLLAMLEKSYRLAYRDELTGLPTRRGLQDALKSVGSTYALAMVDIDHFKSVNDRYGHDVGDQVLKMVATRLQAVRGNGRAYRYGGEEFTIFFPGRTRKEVQDVLEELRKDVADNPFVVRGEGRPRRKPKNPLRGKRSALKDLKVTVSMGVSDSVGASSGPEEVLKVADTALYRAKKAGRNCIKYGRTS; encoded by the coding sequence ATGCGCGCCCTCCTTTCTCTTCTGACTCCTGGAGGACTGATCCTGGCCCTTGTCATGATTGTGGAGAGGACTCCATCTCTCGCACCCTATCTGGGATCCGTCGTTCCCATCGTTCTTGCCATCCTCTGGTTTATTGCCATGGTGGTGTCCTGGATCTTTCGACAGAACAGGATTCTCTTTCTGAGCATTATTCTGGGGCTGTCCTGGGCTGTCTTTCTGCCCGGTGCACAGGGTGCCGTCTCTCCACTAGTGGTTCAGATCGCCCTTGTCTGGGTGCCTGTGAATGTTTTTCTCCACCTCTTTTTCCCACAGCACGGGATCTTCCGTCCCAAAAGCATCGCCTTCCTGGTCTTTCTTGCACTCCAGGTTATGGTCCTGTCGGCCGGAGTCGCACTTCGGGCTCCATCCATTGAGACCTTCCTCCATAAAAGCCACCTGGCCCTCGTGATTCTCCCCCGCGGGGGAATGGTCTTATGGGTCTTTCCACTCCTTCTTGTCATGGTACGTTATCTGCTGGAACGGGAACCTGTAGATCGAGGGTATATCTGGACCATACCTGCTTTGTGGCTGGGAATTCTGCGTTATCCCGACCTGGAAAAAATGGCTCTCTACGGCTCAACTGCCCTCTTCATACTTCTCCTTGCCATGCTGGAAAAGAGCTATCGTCTTGCGTACAGGGATGAACTTACGGGGCTTCCGACCCGGCGAGGCCTGCAGGATGCACTGAAATCTGTGGGATCCACCTATGCCCTTGCCATGGTCGATATCGACCACTTCAAATCGGTCAATGATCGATATGGTCATGATGTGGGTGACCAGGTATTGAAAATGGTGGCAACCCGGCTTCAGGCCGTTCGCGGCAATGGCCGGGCCTACCGCTATGGAGGCGAAGAATTCACGATATTCTTTCCCGGGCGCACCCGGAAAGAGGTTCAGGATGTTCTGGAAGAATTACGAAAGGATGTCGCAGACAATCCCTTTGTAGTCCGGGGTGAGGGGAGACCCAGACGAAAACCAAAGAATCCGCTGAGGGGAAAACGGTCCGCCCTTAAAGATTTAAAAGTGACGGTCAGTATGGGAGTATCCGACTCCGTCGGAGCATCGTCCGGCCCCGAGGAGGTCCTGAAAGTTGCGGATACGGCCCTTTACCGGGCAAAGAAGGCGGGCAGGAACTGTATTAAATATGGAAGGACCTCATAA